From one Triticum aestivum cultivar Chinese Spring chromosome 4B, IWGSC CS RefSeq v2.1, whole genome shotgun sequence genomic stretch:
- the LOC123093719 gene encoding uncharacterized protein isoform X2, translated as MLPDDDCITEGISSPIAAHILDFCDNGLGDNLLAAVTSTSGPFAASSEDVSSSSTATPPLCSYSDDIPEMPFSPLPCFDSSTLSALLEEEQNACPDTKLIPPINETLAAPGYYQAANGEASIEQFGQSQLPQSIAEPLLAIQMSSTAPLSMPLAPGCDEECLTAALARGYMSLDAALYQQTGAMIPSYNTEASKVGFFNGNSANSNGMVVLDMSDISEYQRMMEGEGLTRTYSDTDSMKGVYNNTAEMQNGGNNQDMVNGCNGSPPTLPPTEISGIEDSTFKVVRLSAEQRKEKIHRYIKKRNERNFSKKIKYACRKTLADSRPRVRGRFAKNEELCEATRSSSQNHEQYGQIAGADGEDMLDSSDILAHLSGINNYSYKYNCTIESWI; from the exons ATGCTCCCCGACGACGATTGCATCACC GAGGGGATCTCAAGCCCCATAGCTGCTCACATACTTGATTTCTGCGATAACGGTCTGGGTGATAACCTCCTTGCCGCAGTGACCTCTACCTCCGGCCCATTTGCTGCCTCCTCTGAGGATGTTTCATCCTCCTCCACTGCCACCCCTCCTCTCTGCAGCTACAGCGATGACATCCCAGAAATGCCCTTCTCCCCGTTACCCTGCTTTGACTCCTCCACTCTCTCAGCCCTCCTCGAGGAAGAGCAAAATGCTTGCCCTGATACCAAGCTCATTCCCCCAATCAACGAGACACTTGCAGCACCAGGATACTATCAAGCTGCAAATGGAGAGGCCAGCATAGAGCAATTCGGCCAATCACAGCTTCCCCAGAGTATAGCTGAACCCTTGCTGGCGATCCAAATGAGCAGCACTGCACCTCTCTCGATGCCTCTTGCTCCAGGGTGTGATGAAGAGTGCCTCACGGCAGCACTAGCCAGAGGGTACATGAGCCTGGATGCTGCCCTGTATCAGCAAACAGGAGCAATGATCCCAAGTTACAACACAGAGGCATCAAAAGTAGGATTCTTCAATGGTAATAGTGCTAATAGCAATGGTATGGTGGTGTTAGATATGAGTGACATCAGTGAGTATCAGAGGATGATGGAAGGTGAAGGACTGACCAGAACATATAGCGATACAGATTCCATGAAGGGGGTCTACAACAACACTGCAGAGATGCAG AATGGGGGGAACAACCAAGACATGGTAAATGGGTGCAACGGAAGCCCACCAACATTACCTCCAACAGAAATCTCAGGAATAGAAGATTCCACCTTCAAAGTTGTGCGTCTTTCAGCTGAACAGAGGAAGGAAAAGATCCACAGGTACATAAAGAAAAGGAATGAGAGGAACTTCAGCAAAAAAATAAAG TATGCTTGCAGAAAAACTTTAGCAGATAGCAGGCCCCGTGTCCGTGGAAGGTTTGCAAAGAACGAGGAACTTTGTGAAGCAACAAGATCAAGCTCCCAAAATCATGAACAGTATGGACAGATT GCGGGTGCAGATGGAGAAGACATGCTTGACTCGTCCGATATTCTGGCACATTTGAGTGGGATAAACAACTACAGCTATAAGTATAATTGTACCATTGAATCATGGATATGA
- the LOC123093719 gene encoding uncharacterized protein isoform X1 produces the protein MGGGSPINDGAGSVAMASYLPSTYLGDSLLTLLLLPPPPPSAPLYIHAATTSHFPSYLQFTTRFPHLQPLHSSGASWELERAQMMKMFFEEDAPRADEQLCIEGISSPIAAHILDFCDNGLGDNLLAAVTSTSGPFAASSEDVSSSSTATPPLCSYSDDIPEMPFSPLPCFDSSTLSALLEEEQNACPDTKLIPPINETLAAPGYYQAANGEASIEQFGQSQLPQSIAEPLLAIQMSSTAPLSMPLAPGCDEECLTAALARGYMSLDAALYQQTGAMIPSYNTEASKVGFFNGNSANSNGMVVLDMSDISEYQRMMEGEGLTRTYSDTDSMKGVYNNTAEMQNGGNNQDMVNGCNGSPPTLPPTEISGIEDSTFKVVRLSAEQRKEKIHRYIKKRNERNFSKKIKYACRKTLADSRPRVRGRFAKNEELCEATRSSSQNHEQYGQIAGADGEDMLDSSDILAHLSGINNYSYKYNCTIESWI, from the exons ATGGGAGGCGGTTCCCCTATAAATGACGGGGCCGGCTCCGTCGCCATGGCTAGCTACCTGCCTAGCACGTACCTAGGCGACTCCCTTTtgacccttcttcttcttcctcctcctcctccctcggctccGCTATATATACACGCAGCAACCACCTCTCACTTCCCTAGCTATCTTCAATTCACCACTAGATTTCCACATCTCCAGCCCCTTCATAGCTCGGGAGCTAGCTGGGAGCTTGAGCGCGCACAAATGATGAAGATGTTCTTCGAGGAGGACGCGCCGCGGGCAGACGAGCAGCTATGCATT GAGGGGATCTCAAGCCCCATAGCTGCTCACATACTTGATTTCTGCGATAACGGTCTGGGTGATAACCTCCTTGCCGCAGTGACCTCTACCTCCGGCCCATTTGCTGCCTCCTCTGAGGATGTTTCATCCTCCTCCACTGCCACCCCTCCTCTCTGCAGCTACAGCGATGACATCCCAGAAATGCCCTTCTCCCCGTTACCCTGCTTTGACTCCTCCACTCTCTCAGCCCTCCTCGAGGAAGAGCAAAATGCTTGCCCTGATACCAAGCTCATTCCCCCAATCAACGAGACACTTGCAGCACCAGGATACTATCAAGCTGCAAATGGAGAGGCCAGCATAGAGCAATTCGGCCAATCACAGCTTCCCCAGAGTATAGCTGAACCCTTGCTGGCGATCCAAATGAGCAGCACTGCACCTCTCTCGATGCCTCTTGCTCCAGGGTGTGATGAAGAGTGCCTCACGGCAGCACTAGCCAGAGGGTACATGAGCCTGGATGCTGCCCTGTATCAGCAAACAGGAGCAATGATCCCAAGTTACAACACAGAGGCATCAAAAGTAGGATTCTTCAATGGTAATAGTGCTAATAGCAATGGTATGGTGGTGTTAGATATGAGTGACATCAGTGAGTATCAGAGGATGATGGAAGGTGAAGGACTGACCAGAACATATAGCGATACAGATTCCATGAAGGGGGTCTACAACAACACTGCAGAGATGCAG AATGGGGGGAACAACCAAGACATGGTAAATGGGTGCAACGGAAGCCCACCAACATTACCTCCAACAGAAATCTCAGGAATAGAAGATTCCACCTTCAAAGTTGTGCGTCTTTCAGCTGAACAGAGGAAGGAAAAGATCCACAGGTACATAAAGAAAAGGAATGAGAGGAACTTCAGCAAAAAAATAAAG TATGCTTGCAGAAAAACTTTAGCAGATAGCAGGCCCCGTGTCCGTGGAAGGTTTGCAAAGAACGAGGAACTTTGTGAAGCAACAAGATCAAGCTCCCAAAATCATGAACAGTATGGACAGATT GCGGGTGCAGATGGAGAAGACATGCTTGACTCGTCCGATATTCTGGCACATTTGAGTGGGATAAACAACTACAGCTATAAGTATAATTGTACCATTGAATCATGGATATGA
- the LOC123093720 gene encoding uncharacterized protein: MPAPLIPLAAATAAATSAVGVALGVRLLLLLSRSRALKPLAATTSAAAAALRAPRLLAAASSPLAALLAASKAASKSYKAARALDPAARLPSLPSSKRVKAAFAAASLLRLAPTLLLLPTAASSPSSPTALFALALLKSGYKLSKNSAKVVEGFLGLQVHKGFRNGVDALGVVVKVAVIASEVAVWVGGRFWGADDDGRGRCVRFLGFTRPGSLVLAGSAKSEAQVVLFDPGTAVEMEDEGCWLEEDPDPSLLLCLAVPLPA; this comes from the coding sequence ATGCCCGCCCCGCTCATCCCCCTCGCGGCGGCCACGGCCGCCGCCACCTCGGCCGTCGGCGTAGCGCTGGGGGtgcgcctgctcctcctcctctcccgctcgCGCGCGCTCAAGCCGctcgccgccaccacctccgccgccgcggccgcgctCCGGGCGCCgcggctcctcgccgccgcctcctccccgctcGCCGCCCTCCTCGCCGCCTCCAAGGCCGCCTCCAAGTCCTACAAGGCGGCGCGCGCGCTCGACCCGGCCGCGCGCCTCCCCTCGCTGCCCTCCTCCAAGCGCGTCAaggccgccttcgccgccgcctccctcctccgcctcgccccgaccctcctcctcctcccaaccgccgcctcctcgccctcctcccccACCGCCCTCTTCGCGCTCGCGCTGCTCAAGTCGGGGTACAAGCTCTCCAAGAACTCCGCCAAGGTCGTCGAGGGCTTCCTCGGCCTCCAGGTCCACAAGGGCTTCCGCAACGGCGTCGACGCGCTCGGGGTCGTTGTCAAGGTCGCCGTCATCGCCTCCGAGGTCGCCGTCTGGGTCGGCGGCCGCTTCTGGGGCGCCGACGACGATGGGCGCGGCCGCTGCGTGCGCTTCCTCGGCTTCACCAGGCCCGGCAGCCTTGTCCTAGCCGGGTCTGCAAAATCTGAAGCCCAGGTTGTGCTCTTCGACCCTGGAACTGCCGTCGAGATGGAGGACGAGGGGTGCTGGTTGGAGGAGGACCCAGACCCCTCCCTGTTGCTCTGCCTCGCGGTGCCCCTGCCTGCCTGA